One genomic segment of Mycolicibacterium chubuense NBB4 includes these proteins:
- a CDS encoding glycine hydroxymethyltransferase, protein MTADVTAGQGAEYADTASEAYRAALRVIESVEPRIAEATRKELDDQRNSLKLIASENYASPAVLLTMGTWFSDKYAEGTVGHRFYAACQNVDTVEALAAEHARELFGAPYAYAQPHSGIDANLVAYWAILATRIEAPGLAELGAKHINDLSEADWEGLRNKLGNQRLMGMSLDTGGHLTHGFRPNISGKMFHQRQYGTNPETGFIDYDAVAAQVREFKPLVLVAGYSAYPRRVNFAKMREIADEVGATFMVDMAHFAGLVAGKVFTGDEDPVPHAHVVTTTTHKSLRGPRGGLVLATEEYAPAVDKGCPMVLGGPLSHVMAAKAVALAEARRPEFRTYAQAVADNAQSLADGFVKRDAGLVTGGTDNHLVLLDVTSFGLTGRQAESALLDSGIVTNRNAIPADPNGAWYTSGIRFGTPALTTRGFGADDFDRVAELVVEVLQNTQPAAGPNGPSKAKYTMADGTADRVRAAAAELLDANPLYPGLTL, encoded by the coding sequence ATGACTGCTGACGTCACCGCCGGTCAGGGAGCCGAATACGCCGACACCGCGAGCGAGGCCTACCGGGCCGCGCTGCGGGTGATCGAGAGCGTGGAGCCGCGCATCGCCGAGGCCACCCGCAAAGAACTTGACGATCAACGCAATTCACTCAAGTTGATCGCCAGCGAGAACTACGCCTCGCCCGCGGTGCTGCTGACGATGGGGACGTGGTTCTCCGACAAGTACGCCGAGGGCACGGTCGGACACCGCTTCTATGCGGCCTGCCAGAACGTCGACACCGTCGAGGCGCTGGCCGCCGAGCACGCCCGGGAACTGTTCGGCGCTCCCTACGCCTACGCCCAGCCGCACTCCGGCATCGACGCCAACCTGGTGGCCTACTGGGCCATCCTGGCCACGCGGATCGAAGCGCCGGGGCTCGCCGAGCTCGGCGCCAAGCACATCAACGACCTGTCCGAGGCGGACTGGGAGGGCTTGCGCAACAAGCTCGGCAATCAGCGGCTGATGGGGATGTCGCTGGACACCGGCGGGCACCTCACGCACGGCTTCCGGCCCAACATCTCGGGCAAGATGTTCCACCAGCGCCAGTACGGCACCAATCCCGAGACGGGATTCATCGACTACGACGCCGTCGCCGCGCAGGTGCGGGAGTTCAAGCCGCTGGTGCTGGTGGCCGGCTACTCGGCCTATCCGCGCCGGGTGAACTTCGCGAAGATGCGCGAGATCGCCGATGAGGTCGGCGCCACGTTCATGGTCGACATGGCGCACTTCGCCGGTCTGGTCGCGGGTAAGGTGTTCACCGGTGACGAGGACCCGGTCCCGCACGCCCACGTCGTCACCACCACGACCCACAAGTCGCTGCGCGGTCCGCGCGGCGGGCTGGTGCTGGCCACCGAGGAGTACGCGCCGGCCGTCGACAAGGGCTGCCCGATGGTGCTCGGCGGCCCGCTGTCGCACGTGATGGCGGCCAAGGCCGTCGCGCTGGCGGAGGCCCGCCGGCCGGAGTTCCGGACCTACGCCCAGGCCGTCGCGGACAACGCGCAATCGCTGGCCGACGGGTTCGTCAAACGCGACGCCGGGCTGGTCACCGGCGGCACCGACAACCACCTGGTGCTGCTGGACGTGACGTCGTTCGGCCTCACGGGCCGGCAGGCCGAGTCGGCGCTGCTGGACTCCGGCATCGTCACCAACCGCAACGCGATCCCGGCCGACCCCAACGGCGCGTGGTACACCAGCGGCATCCGGTTCGGCACGCCCGCGCTGACCACCCGTGGGTTCGGCGCCGACGACTTCGACCGCGTCGCCGAACTGGTCGTCGAGGTGCTGCAGAACACGCAGCCGGCCGCGGGACCGAACGGGCCGTCGAAGGCCAAGTACACGATGGCCGACGGCACCGCCGACCGGGTCCGTGCGGCCGCGGCCGAGCTGCTCGACGCCAACCCGCTGTACCCGGGCCTCACGCTCTAG